The following proteins come from a genomic window of Thiothrix unzii:
- a CDS encoding efflux RND transporter periplasmic adaptor subunit, translating to MSAAFLNTLKRFYRPAIAIVLTLLISGYFARNLLFGTPVEAHAVVQGELRQTVVASGRITWPQRVSVAAEITGRVNKVPVKEGQQVKRDDLLIQLADSTDRASLAQATTAVALAEAKLRQQREVGLPTAQEALRQAQADVEQTGQQLTRIRSLNNQKYISKTELDTAQRNLDVANSKLEAATLQVQSNQPKGSDALLVTTALNQARASLQLAQVKLAQTAILAPADGTLISRSIEPGDIATAGKALMVLAAQGETQIEVQIDEKNLAKLAVGQVALSSADAFPQQRFNAEVAYINPGVDATRGAVEVKLRVKEPPAYLRQDMTISVDIETAKKPDALVIPTGALHEPSSDAPWVLVVRDDRTVKQTVTLGLRGDENVEVLSGLTAGEAVILANLALIKADQRVRVTLPP from the coding sequence ATGTCCGCTGCATTCCTTAACACATTAAAACGCTTTTATCGCCCTGCCATTGCGATCGTTCTTACGCTACTCATCAGCGGCTATTTCGCACGCAATCTGCTTTTCGGCACACCCGTTGAAGCCCACGCCGTCGTTCAGGGCGAATTACGCCAAACCGTGGTTGCCAGCGGGCGCATCACTTGGCCTCAACGTGTCTCCGTCGCGGCGGAAATCACCGGACGGGTTAACAAAGTTCCAGTGAAGGAAGGCCAGCAAGTCAAACGCGACGATTTGTTAATCCAGCTTGCAGACAGCACCGACCGTGCCAGCCTCGCCCAAGCCACCACCGCTGTAGCACTCGCCGAAGCCAAACTGCGCCAACAACGCGAAGTCGGGTTGCCCACCGCGCAAGAAGCACTGCGCCAAGCCCAAGCCGATGTCGAACAAACCGGTCAGCAACTCACCCGCATCCGTTCGCTCAACAACCAAAAATACATTAGCAAAACCGAACTGGACACCGCCCAACGTAATCTGGATGTTGCCAACAGCAAGCTGGAAGCGGCGACATTACAAGTGCAGAGCAACCAACCCAAAGGCAGCGACGCACTCCTTGTCACCACCGCCCTGAACCAAGCCCGCGCCTCTTTGCAACTCGCACAGGTCAAGTTGGCGCAAACCGCCATCCTCGCCCCTGCCGACGGCACACTGATCAGCCGCAGCATTGAACCGGGCGATATTGCCACCGCTGGCAAAGCCCTCATGGTGTTGGCAGCGCAAGGCGAAACCCAAATCGAAGTGCAAATCGACGAAAAAAACCTCGCCAAACTCGCCGTCGGACAAGTCGCGCTGAGTTCCGCCGATGCTTTCCCTCAACAGCGTTTTAATGCCGAAGTCGCCTACATCAACCCCGGCGTGGATGCCACACGCGGCGCGGTGGAGGTGAAATTGCGCGTCAAAGAGCCGCCAGCGTATTTGCGCCAAGACATGACCATTTCGGTCGATATAGAAACTGCCAAAAAGCCGGATGCGCTGGTAATCCCCACGGGTGCATTACACGAACCCAGCAGCGATGCGCCGTGGGTGCTGGTAGTGCGCGATGATCGCACGGTGAAACAAACCGTCACCCTCGGTTTGCGCGGCGACGAAAACGTGGAGGTGTTAAGCGGTCTGACCGCCGGTGAAGCGGTGATTCTGGCAAACCTCGCCCTGATCAAAGCCGACCAGCGCGTGCGGGTGACATTGCCGCCATGA
- a CDS encoding transglutaminase-like domain-containing protein, giving the protein MRLYTSCDLAFEIPAPTPFVLMLRPRSGAQQWITREEYRLVPSVTVCEFTDNYGNLCQRLVAPRGIFTVYTSAEVVTADHVDQAPEAPFVEVQNLPDVELSYLLPSRYCESDRFGQMATEITAGQPAGYAQVAAIVAWLRANICFAPGSSNVPVSAIEVNIKQSGVCRDFAHLGIALCRSLSIPARMVVGYLYQLDPMDLHAWFEAYVGGRWYTFDATQAELNGGYVVLGYGRDAADVAVYNQFGPAVHPTAQTVCVQLLKEQANTVMDKSPNVRCIP; this is encoded by the coding sequence ATGCGCTTATATACGAGCTGTGATTTAGCGTTCGAGATTCCTGCGCCTACGCCGTTTGTGTTGATGTTGCGCCCGCGCAGTGGGGCGCAGCAGTGGATCACCCGCGAGGAATATCGCCTCGTGCCCAGTGTAACCGTGTGTGAATTCACTGATAACTATGGCAACCTTTGTCAGCGGCTGGTGGCTCCACGGGGAATTTTCACCGTGTACACCTCCGCCGAAGTTGTAACCGCAGACCATGTGGACCAAGCACCGGAAGCACCATTTGTTGAGGTGCAAAACCTGCCCGACGTGGAACTCAGTTACTTATTGCCCAGCCGTTACTGCGAATCCGACCGCTTTGGTCAAATGGCAACCGAGATTACCGCAGGGCAACCAGCGGGTTACGCTCAAGTCGCAGCGATTGTGGCTTGGTTACGCGCCAATATTTGTTTTGCACCGGGCAGCAGCAACGTTCCGGTATCGGCAATCGAAGTAAATATCAAGCAATCGGGCGTATGCCGTGATTTTGCGCACCTTGGCATTGCCTTGTGCCGCAGCTTAAGCATTCCCGCACGCATGGTGGTGGGCTATCTCTACCAACTCGACCCGATGGATTTGCACGCTTGGTTTGAAGCCTATGTCGGCGGACGCTGGTACACGTTTGATGCCACGCAAGCCGAACTCAACGGCGGTTATGTGGTGCTGGGCTATGGGCGGGATGCGGCAGATGTCGCGGTTTACAACCAGTTTGGCCCGGCGGTACACCCCACTGCTCAGACCGTTTGCGTGCAGCTTCTCAAAGAACAAGCAAATACCGTCATGGATAAATCACCTAATGTCCGCTGCATTCCTTAA
- a CDS encoding glycine zipper 2TM domain-containing protein, with protein MKTLYKLTTSVVTLAVLLSLTACSGMTTREKNTAVGAGVGAVAGSVVSGGSTAGTIGGAAVGGVIGHSVR; from the coding sequence ATGAAAACGTTATATAAATTAACTACCAGTGTAGTGACGCTTGCTGTTTTATTGAGTTTGACAGCGTGTTCCGGGATGACAACCCGTGAGAAAAATACTGCCGTTGGCGCGGGTGTTGGTGCTGTTGCCGGGAGCGTCGTGAGTGGTGGATCAACCGCCGGAACCATCGGTGGTGCAGCAGTTGGCGGCGTTATCGGTCACAGCGTGCGCTAA
- a CDS encoding CsbD family protein has translation MDTNYLSANWHQVKGKMREQFGKLTDDDLLEIGGKIEVLVGKLQEHYDLSLEEAEAAVTGLKIDAEGMKLETNL, from the coding sequence ATGGACACAAACTACCTATCCGCTAACTGGCATCAAGTCAAAGGCAAAATGCGTGAGCAATTTGGCAAGTTGACTGACGATGATTTACTAGAAATCGGCGGCAAAATTGAAGTTCTTGTAGGTAAATTGCAAGAACATTATGACCTAAGCCTTGAAGAAGCTGAAGCTGCCGTTACTGGTTTAAAAATAGATGCCGAAGGCATGAAGCTAGAAACCAACCTTTAA